The following nucleotide sequence is from Zingiber officinale cultivar Zhangliang chromosome 10A, Zo_v1.1, whole genome shotgun sequence.
GATGACCTAAACTTGGGATTCAGTGTTTGCATCAACGATTAAAATACCATTTCGTGCCGCCCAGCATGAACGGATTTTACCATTCCGCCACCGGAGCGAAACTGACATGGGAGGTGGGATTATTTTGTGCATCATGTGATAGAAGACAAAAGGAATCGGCAGCGGCGAGGTGACGACAAGGAGGCAAAAGTGAGATGGACAGGTATGATTTCAATTTGACCTAAACGAGCGGAGGCGGCGTACTAGAGGCGATGGAGGCGTACTAGAGGTGTCGGAGATGTCGCGGGACTCCTCCGATACCGCCGGAAGCGTTGCGAGACTAAGTGTCCTGGAGGCGCCTCCGATCCCTCTTCGCAAAAGCTACAGAGGCGTGGCACCGTGGGACGCCTCCGGCGGTGCCAGAAGAGTCGTCAGACGCCTCTAGCACCGTCAGACACATCGCAGGATGCCTCTGGCGCGCGCATGAGGCGCTTTGTTTGacgaaaagaaaattaaatgttaattaattcaaatatttcCCAACTTAGGTGTGACATTTcaaagagatttttataaatcataattaaattattctattaaaatataaaaaaatatatttaaaattgaaaaaattaaataaattttattaattaatattctgaattttttttttactattttaaaaattctaaaaatatataaaaaattcaaataaatcagatttatattctgataatttttttatgatatttttttttattgttttactATTTAAGTGGCACAGTGGTGCCAGTTCAAATCCATCTTCCAGTGATGAATCGTGACACTTTGATGAACACATGgagaaatcaatatcaatattgTATGTCATAAGATAATTATTTAATCTGGATGTTGGAGAACTATGGAGTTGACCTAATGTTGCAACCaatacttctatataatttaCGCCACTCCTTTTGGTATTAATAAGGTAACATATTATGATATATCAATTTTAAATCAAGTTATTGatagattagtttttttttaaagaaaactatatttaattattttttctaatcatATTAAGTTGTCCaataattgagaatttatataaaattaatatacaacttattttaaattatacacaataaatatatttatctaataattgttatatataaataaaaaaatatcgaaatcatattggcacgatacgataccgaaatcgTATCTTTCTGATATGGAgtcgaaacctcggcacgggtcgagattttaaaccatggtttgcaTCTCTTCACTTAGTAGACAGAGGGGTTGTGTGCTCCAAACCTAATAGACACCATGTTGGTAGTCACTTTTGTTTGCCACTGCTTATGTGAGAAACTTGGTCTAGAGACCTTGCACCTTTCATGACAGAACACTTTTACTATATGTCTCAAAACCTATCTATATTCCACCCTATTCAAGTACTACATCATAGGAATTATAATACAATTACTTTTATGAATATGACAAAACATTATTACTCTATGTCGCAAAGACTATCCAAATTCAATTATCCACCATATAAGAATTGACAATACAAATACTTCTGTGATTACCCATTATAAATTTCCTTCAACTCTGTAACTTCCTAAGATTCAGTAAAAAATATAAACTATGATCCCACATCATTGAAATAAGTTATACATATTTCAGTGCTAGTTGCCCTAGTTTCATCTTCCAACACATGCTCCAACAACTATGAACCTATAGGCTACACATTACCAACTGCATCTGTACTGTGCAATCCACTATCATACAtactaaaaataagaaaatattatatgttgatctaGCACAAGGTTTCAATTATTTGCTCGGGCTGAGTGCTAATTAGCATTTGTGAAGATACCAACACCATCCTGTCACCTAGTAGGGTATGATTTTGGAAACAGAGGAAGTTCAAGGGCCTACTCACCAGAAGAAGCTGGGCTAAGAGTTGGCTAATCCACACCCCATGATGGTAATAGAAATGATGATAGGGTTATATTGGATATGTGCAGGAATCTAGATGAGATATCCAAATGATGTAAACAGTTTTATCTCAACCAGCTATCCTTTTTTAACAACAAAACAATAGTGTAGAGTCTTTGAACTGTAGATTCAATGTAAATATGCAGTCGATTGAAATTTTGGAGAAATTTAGAGCTAAACAATTGAAACAAGCTCTTACTTTTGTGGCATCCACTTTTAGATGCACCATACCATGGGTTAAATGGTATTTGCTTATCCAAAAGCTTAAGCTATTATGAGATAGTTTTATACTTCAATCTCTGTAACACTGCCTCTCATGTATGGCCGTATAGATTAATTGAATATGTTAAAGTACAACACATGAACTAACTTGGATACTTTGATGTTTAATTGTGGAAATTAGCACTAGCAGGGTGTGCACTGCCCCAAAGCTTGAGCTGTTGTGAAAGATCCAATCTGTTTTTTATTATCACCACTCATCAGATCCCCTGCTCCTTGATGGGCATAAGAAAGTTGTTTACACTGTTTTCACAAGCTCCTGGGATTTACATTTACAGTGGCATATTGGTCGGCAGATATCAGGAACAATTTTGTGTTCCTTTTTATGTTAATTCTTTGTTATCAATCATTTTTTACTGCTAAATATTTTGCTGTTTTATACAGCAATTCGCAGGGCGCCTTGAGGATCAAGCAAGTTTGACCAATACACTTATGCGTGGGAACCTTCAAAATAGTGTGCTTAGATCTGGAGTCTTATTGCAGAACTTGGGTTCCTTGTTACTAGAACTGGGTCGTACGACAATGACATTGCGATTGGGTGAAAGACCAGTATGTTGCATAACCAGCTTCCCTtccatatattttaaatatacccATAGTTAAATGATGTTTATCATACAGGCTGATGCTGTGATCAATGCGGGACCAGCAGTTTTCATCTCTGCAACTGGACCTAATCCTGTGATGGTTCAGGTAAAAAAATTTCATTTATGGAGTTATATCTTATTCTTTTCTGCATCAACTAAACTTTCTTGTTGCAGCCTGTTCCTTTCTATCCAGGATCAAATTTTAATGCACATATGGGAGCTGCACACAATGGTCATGGTTTACAAGGTGAATCATTGGGTACTACATTTCTTCCAGGAAATATCAGCATTCGTCTTCGTGCAGGTATTCGAGAATCTTATCCATTCTTAATCACCTTGTTCTTATGGTTTTGTTTTCCTAAATGCCTTTGACCTGACAGATGATGTGATCATTTACCTAGGTCGTACCTTACCAGTTTCCCCTCATAACCTAGGCACACAAGGTGGACAACAAGTACAAGGATCAACAAATCCAACTGAAAATACTTCCACTGCAAATGTTGCTCATCAAGCTGTTTCTGGAGCTCCAAATAATCCAGCTGTTGCTGGAGATTCTGGAGTTAGAGTATTGCCAATAAGAACGGTGGTTAGTGTACCTGCTGGCGCTGGCCGTTCAACATCTGAGTCATCTGGCAGTGCAGTTGGGCTAATCTACCCTTTTCTTGCAAGGGTTCAACATGTCACTTCTGGAAATTTGGACGATGCTGGGGCCAATGAATTGTCAAATGGGGTGAATGATAATGGTCATAACAGTGAGCAGCAGCACACTACTGGATCCACTATAGAATCACAAAACTTGGAATCTTCTATTGGAGGCTTCATTCATGAGATTAACCAAATTTCTTCTAGTACAGTTTCTTTAGCTTCTGGATTAAATGCCTCAATAAATGAATCAGCTTCAGCTTCACATCAAGGTCAGGAATAATCTGTCTAATTCACTCTTACGAGTTTTTTTGAATTTGACTTATATGGAGTAGTCCAGTATTATCCCTTTTGTATTGCTCAGATTTTTGTAGCTTCTCTAGAGTTTAGAGTTTTCTCTATGCTGCTTTAAACCAAGAACGAGTTATATGAAAGCTGATCTTATGCTTTTCAGGCTCTTTAAGAGACTTCCTTAGTGGAGGCCAACAGTTGCAATCGGGTATTAACAACAACGAAATTCAATTTGATCAACAAAACAGACAAAGCCCTATTTCTCAACTAACTGGCAGATTGGATCAGTGGCTGCAGTCATTTTTTCCCACAGAGCAAGTTCATGTTGATGCCACTGATCATCCAGAGGTTGCTAGAGGTTCTTCCACTGATCAAGCAGGCATAGGCGGAAATTCTCCACCTGAGGTGGGTGTAGGAGTAAGTGAGGATGGACTATTCTTCTCAAGGTTAGTACGTAATCTTATGCCATTCATATCTCAAGCCACATCAACAGACCATAATGGTAGAACAAATAATCAGAGTTCTTCGACAGCAGTGGTAAGGATGCCGTTTTGATGTACTGCTTGCTGGACATAAGGTAATTTTGCTACTTATATTAATATTCTCTGTATGCAGGCCCCCATGCAGAACTCGAATGACTCTAGTACTTCCCAAATTCGTCGAGACCCACCTGAGGCTCCCAATCCTAAACGTGCAAGGGTTTGTAATTAAGAAATTTTTTCCAGCATACATTTTGGCCTACACAGTGCTTATTTGGATGCCTGAATAGTTACTAGTAGAAATGCTTTCATTTAGGTGGTTGAATGCTAGCCTTTTTGTCTCCTAGTAGACCCTTTATATACACATACAGAATATTTTGATCTTTTATAATCGATAACTTGAAAATTCATACACAAATAATTGCTAGTCATTCCCAATTCATACCAACGGATGCCTTTCAGCCTTCTGTAAGAGAGGATGACTgaatttgtttttgaaaaaaaagcaAATAATAACAGCTGATCATGTGGAATTCCTAGTATTATCAATTAACCAATTAACCAAACTGTAATGCATGGTTATCATTATCTCACAATGTGATGTCGGTTGGGATAGTGATTATCCTGTGGGCTGACGAGAAGGGGGATTTGAGGAGAATGCAAGAAGAGATAACCGCGGTCCTTCGGATGTttctgaaaaaataaaattttatttaatattcgaGGATTATCCCTCAAATAGTTAAATACATGTTTATATAGGCTATAACCTAAGacacaaagaaaggaaagaaattttaACATATAGACTCCAATTTATAtcttgtaaagaaagaaagaaattataaaagaaaggaaaatttTTCCTAACAGACTCacaattttaaaattcctaaatggattaaaaagtcaaaaatacaaaagaaaaatgatcaaaaatacctaaaatactaaaaataccttaaataccaaaaagatgaaaattaataaaaaataataataaaaatctacGGATCCTCCTGCATCAGTCGTCCCGGGTTGAAAGAATTCGTCCTCGAGTTTAGAGTAGTTTTAGGTGGTAGCCCAGGAGGAAGATCATATAGTATCAACTCGGTAAAATCTGAACTTTGGGAATTCTCATCGATCCATTGACAAGCACGACATCGTGGACGCCATTCTTGTCCATCTTTGCGTACTTGATCATGTCCAGCTGTATCGAGTCCCCTGCGAGCTGTCCACCACCACTACGTTCACCCTGGCCTTCACAAGATGCTCCAGCCGCTCCTTGTCGCATTGCCGAGTTTCTATTgctgccatgccagtacatgctTGAGCAACAACTTCCTTGTCATCATCCTCAGTCATGGTACTGATATAGATTTTCATTACAGTATCAAAAACTTCCCGTTGTATTTCTGATACATCATTTTGACCCGTAGAAATTGACTGTACAACCATTACAATACCTTTCAAAGCTATGATAGCTTGAAGCCTGACATCTTCGTGAAAATAAGCTGCATGCCTGACTAAAATTTTCAATGGCTCGTCCATATAGGGTGCGTAAACACTCTTAATATGAAATGCAAACAAGCCAATAGATTGGGTTGCGGCAGCCTTTTCATCCAAAACCCCAGTCCTCACACTAATGCTACAAATTCTAGGTTCATCGTTATCTTCATCAAAGGACACACTTCCAAACCCACTGTCAATGTTGCCAGAATCATTAATGCCCACTGCGGAGCTATCATCCGGATTACACAAATAAAATGCAAGAGGTGAAACATGCTGAAGGAACTGTGCAAAACCACACCCAATATTTCAGCCATATTGCTAAAGAAACCATGAGTATATTCCTGAAGCTTACTGCAATCCAATGCAAAACCAGCAAGTGCAGCCTCAATGAAGGGGGAAAGTATAGGTTCCTCAAAAGTCAGCCTAACTGTGGAATGAAGTCCATCTGGCCAACTTCCAAATCTCCACTTCTGAACAATCAGCTTAGATTCCTGCAACTCCTCATTGACACCCGTGATCGATTCATCAAAGAGGCTGGATTGCCCACCAACTTCCTTACTGATCCTTGCGTTGCTCTGTGTAAATCCCTTCCACCGATTTTCATCATCTCATAAATATTCCTCTCCCTACAATAGAGTTTCTCTGTCAAAGATACGTTTTTGAAATCTTCCTtaatcttcttcttttcctttggcGGTGCAGCCACCGCATTATTCACAGTGGCGGCCGTTGGATCTTTTGCTCCAGCTGTTTGAGTTGTCGCTAGGATGTCTTTGGTAGTCACTGAGGGGGGTTTCTTCGCCTCAAGCTCGTCCTTTGCAAGGCCTCCCTTGGCCATTGTCTCCACAAAAatcctaagggtgcgtttggtttgcgcgtttttcattttcatgttttggaaaacgcgcattttctgaaaaatagaaaatgacttttagacATTCTCCGCTTTTCAGAAAAtgctatctattttttttagaaaacagatgTGGAAAATGTAAATCAAcactatttttcagaaaatgcgCAAAACAAACACACCCTAAGTTTCTCTAATATCACCGACTTGCCCTTATCCATGAAGGCGTCCTTGATCTGGCGCCCAATCGGGCCATCATTGTCTCGGAGCGTGATTCTAACCTGAGGGTCCTACCTAGCGTTCTCACCCCCAAGGTAGGGAACTTCAACGGTGCCGGATACCTTGAGGAGCGGAGATGAGCTGCCATTGGCGGCGTCACAGGCCTCACCCTCCCAACCGAGGGAAAGGGAGTGCTTGTACTCGAGGATGATCTTGTCATTGTGGATATTGACATAGGCATCCTTCTAGCTTGTCGAGGGCCTTGGTGCGGATGGTGAAGCCGCCCTCCCCGTCGATGATGGTGAGGTTGGAGAGaagggaggagaggaaggatCGGGACCACTCGAGGTAGTTGCGCTCCATCTAGTGCCAGTTGTGGATGTTGGTGCCATCGGTGTGCTCCTTGACGATCCACCTCTTGTCACCCTCCCCATACCTCGCCATGGGCCATAGAATTAGGGTTGAGGGAAAACCATCAAGCACTCGATGGAGATTTGCAACATCTCCAACATAATCTTCAGCACTTGTTAAGGAATCTTCTTCACCACTACAAATCACGTCCATTGCGATAACAGACGAAGCACGAGTAGAATCTATGTGGAACAGGAGGCCAACACCCATGTCACTCTCTATTTTGAATTCAACTCTATTAGCATCAACAATATCAAAGCATAAATTGTGGTTGGGACTCGCACCGGATGAGTTTATCCTAGTTAAAGGATGATATGTATCAAAAATATCAAACCCACATGTCTGTTTGTTAGGTCCACCTGAATATTGCGGATCATCATCAGCTTCTTCGATAATTTCTTCGACCTTATCCTCATCGTAGATTTGGTCATTATTCGTCTCGGTCTTGTCTCCCACATCTTCCTCAATTAATAAATACTCATGAATGATTAAAGTCTCAGGGCAATCACCATAAAGTAtctcgtcaacttcttcttccaaATCATCTTCGAATCTGTCAAGGTCATTTTGGGCGTCGAAACTATAGCCCTCCATGGCAAAATTTAATCGTCCTTGGAACGAAGTTTGAGTGTACCAAAAAGGAAGAAAGTGATCTttcatctttttcttcatcttctctcaATCCTTGATCTTGGTTTTGCCCCGTCAGGCTCGTGAGCACCGCAAGTGCTCCCACCACGCCAATGCTCGAACCCTGAGTTTGATGGCAATTAGGTTCACCTTTATCCGATCCAGAGCTTGTTGATAGTCGAAGATCCGCTCCACTTTATTGATCAAATTAACAAAATTCTCACTAAAAAAATTCGGGTAGATCAACTCAACATCCGAGGTTTCAAATGTCGATCCTCTCGAACATGTACCTCACGATCTTCAAGATTTTGCGTCGCCGCCGCTACACGCCTCAATCTTCGCACATTGGTTAAATCTACAATTTGCCTATATAAATCCTCAATCATGTCTTGGGTGTTACGACCATGGTGCGAGACTTCCTCAGGAACCTATCTAGCACGGCCACGAGCACAACAATGACGACCTTCCATTGGATTTGATGCTCGGCTTCCTCAAATCAAAACACGTCAGCTCTGATACCGACTGATGTTGGATAGGATAGCAATTATCCTATGAGTTGACAGGAAGGGGGGGTTTgaggagaaaacaagaagagataACCGCTATTCTCTAGATGTTTccgaaaaaaagaaaattttatttaatattctaGGATTATCCCTCAAACAGTTAATTACATGTTTATTTATACTCTAACTTTAAGacacaaagaaaggaaagaaatcatAACATATGTACTCCAATTCCTatcttgtaaagaaaggaaagaaat
It contains:
- the LOC122027026 gene encoding ubiquitin-like domain-containing protein CIP73 isoform X3, encoding MGAYDPSEATTSCIDSTKDSQSTVEIKIKTLDSRTYTLRVDKSVPIPKLKEQIAGITGVISEQQRLICRGKVLKDDEILSTYHVEDGHTLHLVVRQPQPFSSFPSTSHMENEGAPVSNATSDTHRSHVGQGARTLVFETVNIGQGDHHTQHLSQIISSILNAVATRNTGSQTSSTDLRDLGARTSLDVPGGELGSRQLPDQFQPAVSLGPQQPTVIPDSLTTIHQYLSFMRDEFFREGVEYRNEANITNMLGNGLQSRHSFIPGGLPSPASLVEVLLSTRELLMMQVDGYISQFAGRLEDQASLTNTLMRGNLQNSVLRSGVLLQNLGSLLLELGRTTMTLRLGERPADAVINAGPAVFISATGPNPVMVQPVPFYPGSNFNAHMGAAHNGHGLQGESLGTTFLPGNISIRLRAGRTLPVSPHNLGTQGGQQVQGSTNPTENTSTANVAHQAVSGAPNNPAVAGDSGVRVLPIRTVVSVPAGAGRSTSESSGSAVGLIYPFLARVQHVTSGNLDDAGANELSNGVNDNGHNSEQQHTTGSTIESQNLESSIGGFIHEINQISSSTVSLASGLNASINESASASHQGSLRDFLSGGQQLQSGINNNEIQFDQQNRQSPISQLTGRLDQWLQSFFPTEQVHVDATDHPEVARGSSTDQAGIGGNSPPEVGVGVSEDGLFFSRPPCRTRMTLVLPKFVETHLRLPILNVQGENDFDIHMEVSKFCIKRQQILQSKLLSTPHLILNVFLRSLLKMNVIQLLRDPKNFSPTSELRRIQDDICNSFC
- the LOC122027026 gene encoding ubiquitin-like domain-containing protein CIP73 isoform X4, whose amino-acid sequence is MRLLGVLGLSLISIWSFEENMGAYDPSEATTSCIDSTKDSQSTVEIKIKTLDSRTYTLRVDKSVPIPKLKEQIAGITGVISEQQRLICRGKVLKDDEILSTYHVEDGHTLHLVVRQPQPFSSFPSTSHMENEGAPVSNATSDTHRSHVGQGARTLVFETVNIGQGDHHTQHLSQIISSILNAVATRNTGSQTSSTDLRDLGARTSLDVPGGELGSRQLPDQFQPAVSLGPQQPTVIPDSLTTIHQYLSFMRDEFFREGVEYRNEANITNMLGNGLQSRHSFIPGGLPSPASLVEVLLSTRELLMMQVDGYISQFAGRLEDQASLTNTLMRGNLQNSVLRSGVLLQNLGSLLLELGRTTMTLRLGERPADAVINAGPAVFISATGPNPVMVQPVPFYPGSNFNAHMGAAHNGHGLQGESLGTTFLPGNISIRLRAGRTLPVSPHNLGTQGGQQVQGSTNPTENTSTANVAHQAVSGAPNNPAVAGDSGVRVLPIRTVVSVPAGAGRSTSESSGSAVGLIYPFLARVQHVTSGNLDDAGANELSNGVNDNGHNSEQQHTTGSTIESQNLESSIGGFIHEINQISSSTVSLASGLNASINESASASHQGSLRDFLSGGQQLQSGINNNEIQFDQQNRQSPISQLTGRLDQWLQSFFPTEQVHVDATDHPEVARGSSTDQAGIGGNSPPEVGVGVSEDGLFFSRLVRNLMPFISQATSTDHNGRTNNQSSSTAVAPMQNSNDSSTSQIRRDPPEAPNPKRARGE
- the LOC122027026 gene encoding ubiquitin-like domain-containing protein CIP73 isoform X2, with amino-acid sequence MRLLGVLGLSLISIWSFEENMGAYDPSEATTSCIDSTKDSQSTVEIKIKTLDSRTYTLRVDKSVPIPKLKEQIAGITGVISEQQRLICRGKVLKDDEILSTYHVEDGHTLHLVVRQPQPFSSFPSTSHMENEGAPVSNATSDTHRSHVGQGARTLVFETVNIGQGDHHTQHLSQIISSILNAVATRNTGSQTSSTDLRDLGARTSLDVPGGELGSRQLPDQFQPAVSLGPQQPTVIPDSLTTIHQYLSFMRDEFFREGVEYRNEANITNMLGNGLQSRHSFIPGGLPSPASLVEVLLSTRELLMMQVDGYISQFAGRLEDQASLTNTLMRGNLQNSVLRSGVLLQNLGSLLLELGRTTMTLRLGERPADAVINAGPAVFISATGPNPVMVQPVPFYPGSNFNAHMGAAHNGHGLQGESLGTTFLPGNISIRLRAGTQGGQQVQGSTNPTENTSTANVAHQAVSGAPNNPAVAGDSGVRVLPIRTVVSVPAGAGRSTSESSGSAVGLIYPFLARVQHVTSGNLDDAGANELSNGVNDNGHNSEQQHTTGSTIESQNLESSIGGFIHEINQISSSTVSLASGLNASINESASASHQGSLRDFLSGGQQLQSGINNNEIQFDQQNRQSPISQLTGRLDQWLQSFFPTEQVHVDATDHPEVARGSSTDQAGIGGNSPPEVGVGVSEDGLFFSRPPCRTRMTLVLPKFVETHLRLPILNVQGENDFDIHMEVSKFCIKRQQILQSKLLSTPHLILNVFLRSLLKMNVIQLLRDPKNFSPTSELRRIQDDICNSFC
- the LOC122027026 gene encoding ubiquitin-like domain-containing protein CIP73 isoform X1, translated to MRLLGVLGLSLISIWSFEENMGAYDPSEATTSCIDSTKDSQSTVEIKIKTLDSRTYTLRVDKSVPIPKLKEQIAGITGVISEQQRLICRGKVLKDDEILSTYHVEDGHTLHLVVRQPQPFSSFPSTSHMENEGAPVSNATSDTHRSHVGQGARTLVFETVNIGQGDHHTQHLSQIISSILNAVATRNTGSQTSSTDLRDLGARTSLDVPGGELGSRQLPDQFQPAVSLGPQQPTVIPDSLTTIHQYLSFMRDEFFREGVEYRNEANITNMLGNGLQSRHSFIPGGLPSPASLVEVLLSTRELLMMQVDGYISQFAGRLEDQASLTNTLMRGNLQNSVLRSGVLLQNLGSLLLELGRTTMTLRLGERPADAVINAGPAVFISATGPNPVMVQPVPFYPGSNFNAHMGAAHNGHGLQGESLGTTFLPGNISIRLRAGRTLPVSPHNLGTQGGQQVQGSTNPTENTSTANVAHQAVSGAPNNPAVAGDSGVRVLPIRTVVSVPAGAGRSTSESSGSAVGLIYPFLARVQHVTSGNLDDAGANELSNGVNDNGHNSEQQHTTGSTIESQNLESSIGGFIHEINQISSSTVSLASGLNASINESASASHQGSLRDFLSGGQQLQSGINNNEIQFDQQNRQSPISQLTGRLDQWLQSFFPTEQVHVDATDHPEVARGSSTDQAGIGGNSPPEVGVGVSEDGLFFSRPPCRTRMTLVLPKFVETHLRLPILNVQGENDFDIHMEVSKFCIKRQQILQSKLLSTPHLILNVFLRSLLKMNVIQLLRDPKNFSPTSELRRIQDDICNSFC